The following proteins come from a genomic window of Trifolium pratense cultivar HEN17-A07 linkage group LG4, ARS_RC_1.1, whole genome shotgun sequence:
- the LOC123923738 gene encoding uncharacterized protein LOC123923738 has product MDEKPILHDLERLYLGIPDESVNLTFQDLANVKTTTNKPISEVSNNVQTRANSSNPPSLAKLPSLDFSIGLQSIQHDHNHHDIGRGNSPWGQFGQRIEENRAHVYVNDPPQFSHASGGAKSPRSRTGDNSQFSHASASVKSPRSRSGGDDHLAYSMSYDDMSGVSGRGGGRRRPGIPHSKICTICSTYVYVFRTRCLVCGRVYCSRCVKMGMGDMVEGRKCIECLGLKFSQRYIERAGKVGCCNWRYPASLKQAELMCAEKGPRRSRRSYAQQSGVANSISRSPMTPRSPITPRSPHAIGSTNEHSFMSSSFSPFSPHHINNLPL; this is encoded by the exons ATGGATGAAAAGCCAATTTTGCATGATCTTGAAAGATTGTACCTAGGAATCCCAGATGAATCTGTTAACCTCACTTTTCAAGACCTTGCTAATGTGAAAACAACCACTAATAAACCTATTTCTGAAGTTTCTAATAATGTTCAAACAAGGGCAAATTCGTCAAATCCACCTTCACTAGCCAAATTACCAAGTCTTGATTTCAGCATAGGCTTGCAATCCATTCAACATGATCACAACCATCATGACATTGGCCGTGGAAACTCGCCGTGGGGTCAGTTTGGCCAACGAATCGAGGAGAATCGTGCACATGTATATGTTAATGATCCTCCTCAATTCAGTCATGCAAGTGGGGGTGCAAAAAGTCCCCGGTCAAGGACCGGTGATAATTCTCAATTTAGTCATGCAAGTGCGAGTGTAAAAAGTCCTCGGTCAAGGAGCGGTGGAGATGATCATTTAGCGTATAGCATGAGCTATGATGATATGAGTGGTGTTTCTGGAAGAGGTGGTGGACGACGACGACCTGGGATTCCTCATTCCAAGATTTGCACCATTTGTAGTACTTATGTTTATGTCTTCCGCACTAGATGTTTG GTATGCGGGAGAGTTTATTGCAGCAGATGTGTGAAAATGGGAATGGGAGATATGGTAGAAGGAAGAAAGTGTATAGAATGCCTTGGATTGAAATTCAGCCAAAG GTACATAGAAAGAGCAGGGAAAGTAGGGTGTTGCAATTGGAGGTATCCAGCTTCATTGAAACAAGCTGAGCTTATGTGTGCTGAGAAAGGACCAAGAAGGAGTAGAAGATCATATGCTCAACAAAGTGGAGTGGCAAATTCAATATCAAGAAGTCCTATGACACCAAGAAGCCCTATAACTCCAAGAAGCCCTCATGCTATTGGTAGTACCAATGAACATTCTTTTATGTCCTCCTCCTTTTCACCTTTCTCTCCTCATCACATTAATAATCTCCCATTATAA
- the LOC123881565 gene encoding B3 domain-containing transcription repressor VAL1-like, which translates to MGVEVCMNKLCKESSIGEWKKGWSLISGGFAKLCNKCGLAYENSVFCDQFHRLEAGWRECNNCKKLIHCGCIVSKSLFEYLDFGGIGCVTCVKASQLCLDAGNANRFAHITKNNANDRYAEHTDGGLSVERVGKGNLMQLRKTAEAGETSFWPQAQRDGVFSSIGSKSEEINCRFNKTDTGFLNVMKHSSHLSALTTSENNRPTWETKSRDESLSLKISLGTSSRNCVLPSAKEIVEGKLEGKASSISQQGHNSYPILAKQPKTGITLNLETNKGMISLPRIGRPPADVKGKNQLLSRYWPRITDQELEKLSGDLKSKIVPLFEKVLSPSDAGRIGRLVLPKACAEAFLPPIDQSEGVPLLFQDIKGNEWTFQFRFWPNNNSRMYVLEGVTPCIQFLRLNAGDTVTFSQIDSGEKFVLGFRRASGSTDTQDDSTSAHSNGISTKDTNVSGATKNLNSLSSFSDLLQSMKGNREPYLNGHSKHLHLGNGTADWLKTAHCEEAANNGPLQQQVSVSDKKKTCKIGTKTKRLHIRSEDSLELRLTWEEAQDLLCPPPNVKPNIVQIDDQVFEEYDEPPVFGKGTITNACPSGSPCSASEQLGPNEQENLQRTRKASKKRKIVEKSNSIEEDKLQDLDTLASMAILGDNLADLDEPTSAGITTKHPRHRDGCTCIVCIQSPSGQGKHKPTCTCLACETLKRRSKTLMMRKKKNQSESEAAAPQNDQTNHSGEADTSGDASRQDTSNSTDEVSLNGGQKEAVEPSAAGQLDLNCHPDHEDM; encoded by the exons ATGGGGGTTGAAGTTTGCATGAATAAATTGTGTAAGGAAAGTTCTATTGGTGAATGGAAGAAAGGTTGGTCTTTGATCTCTGGTGGATTTGCAAAACTCTGCAACAAATGCGG ACTTGCCTATGAGAATTCAGTTTTCTGCGATCAATTTCACCGTCTTGAAGCCGGTTGGAGGGAATGCAACAATTGCAAGAAg CTTATCCACTGCGGATGTATAGTATCAAAGTCTTTGTTCGAGTACCTTGATTTCGGTGGCATAGGGTGTGTTACCTGTGTTAAGGCTTCCCAGCTTTGTCTG GATGCTGGAAATGCTAATAGGTTTGCTCATATAACTAAAAACAATGCAAATGATCGATATGCAGAACATACTGATGGTGGACTCTCGGTGGAACGTGTTGGTAAAGGAAACCTTATGCAGTTACGGAAAACTGCTGAAGCTGGTGAAACAAGCTTTTGGCCACAAGCTCAAAGAGATGGTGTGTTTTCGAGTATTGGTTCAAAAAGCGAAGAAATTAATTGTCGATTCAACAAAACTGATACAGGATTTTTAAATGTGATGAAACATTCTAGTCATTTATCAGCACTTACTACATCAGAAAATAATAGACCAACATGGGAGACCAAAAGTAGAGATGAATCACTTTCGCTGAAGATTTCTCTTGGAACCTCATCGAGAAATTGTGTCCTGCCTTCTGCCAAAGAGATTGTAGAAGGTAAACTTGAGGGTAAAGCATCTTCTATTTCTCAACAAGGGCACAATTCTTACCCTATATTGGCTAAACAACCGAAGACCGGTATTACATTGAATCTTGAAACAAATAAAGGCATGATTTCTCTTCCACGCATTGGTCGACCACCTGCTGATGTGAAAGGGAAAAATCAGTTACTTTCTCGATACTGGCCGAGGATTACTGATCAAGAGCTGGAGAAATTGTCTGGGGA TTTGAAGTCTAAGATAGTGCCCTTATTTGAGAAGGTGTTAAGTCCGAGTGATGCAGGTCGAATTGGTCGTCTTGTTCTCCCAAAAGCTTGTGCTGAG GCTTTTCTTCCTCCTATTGATCAATCGGAAGGTGTCCCTTTACTGTTCCAAGATATAAAGGGGAACGAGTGGACCTTTCAGTTCAGATTTTGGCCTAATAACAACAGTAGGATGTATGTATTAGAGGGTGTGACCCCGTGCATACAATTCTTGCGGTTAAATGCTGGCGATACTG TGACATTTAGTCAGATAGATTCCGGAGAAAAATTTGTACTTGGTTTTAGAAGAGCATCGGGTTCTACCGATACGCAG GATGACTCTACATCTGCTCATTCTAACGGGATTTCGACTAAGGATACAAATGTTTCTGGTGCAACTAAAAATCTGAACTCGTTAAGTAGTTTTTCTGATCTTCTTCAATCAATGAAAGGTAACAGGGAACCTTACTTAAATGGACATTCAAAACATCTGCATTTGGGTAATGGAACTGCTGATTGGCTGAAAACTGCACATTGTGAGGAGGCGGCGAACAATGGTCCATTGCAGCAACAGGTTTCGGTTTCAGATAAGAAAAAGACTTGCAAGATTGGGACGAAAACTAAGAGGTTGCACATTCGTAGTGAAGATTCTTTGGAGTTAAGACTTACATGGGAAGAAGCACAAGACTTGCTTTGTCCGCCGCCTAATGTCAAGCCAAATATTGTACAAATCGACGACCAAGTATTCGAAGAATATGAT gAACCCCCGGTTTTCGGAAAGGGAACTATAACCAATGCCTGTCCATCTGG CTCTCCATGTTCTGCATCAGAGCAGCTCGGTCCAAACGAACAAGAAAATCTTCAGCGAACCAGAAAAG CTTCTAAAAAGCGAAAAATTGTAGAAAAGAGTAACTCAATTGAAGAAGACAAGCTTCAAGACCTAGATACTCTTGCAAGTATGGCAATTTTAGGAGACAATCTTGCTGACCTTGACGAGCCAACTTCAGCTGGAATCACCACAAAACATCCGAGACATCGTGATGGATGCACTTGTATCGTCTGCATTCAATCCCCAAGTGGACAAGGAAAACATAAACCGACATGCACTTGCCTTGCCTGTGAAACTTTGAAGCGCAGGTCCAAGACTCTTATGATGCGTAAGAAGAAAAACCAATCAGAATCTGAAGCAGCCGCTCCCCAAAATGATCAAACGAATCATAGCGGTGAAGCAGATACCAGTGGTGATGCATCAAGACAAGATACAAGTAACTCAACGGACGAGGTAAGCCTAAACGGTGGTCAGAAAGAGGCTGTTGAGCCTAGTGCCGCGGGACAATTAGATTTGAATTGTCATCCCGATCATGAAGATATGTAA